One Tunturibacter gelidoferens genomic region harbors:
- the pnp gene encoding polyribonucleotide nucleotidyltransferase, translated as MKQDVTVELAGGKQIKFETGRMAKQAPGAALTSSGDNVVLATATASPDPKEGIDFFPLTVEYREFTYAGGRIPGGFIKREGRPSEKEILTSRQIDRPIRPLFPEAFRNETQVVAFVYSADKENDPDVLGINGASCALALSDVPFHGPVGAVRIGLIDDQFVVNPTYAERAQSKLNIMVVGTKDGIVMIESGAKEVAENRVVDAIEFAHEQIKKICAAIEDLVTRAGKTKRTVSEVEVDDEYLNQLTAKVGSQLKDALDTEKHPKFESYALVKTIKDELKKDLPEGDAAAAKKLSKYYELLREKIFRDQVLHDRIRPDHRAFDKIRDLSIEVGVLPRVHGSALFTRGETQALVSATLGTTDDAQRLESYEGEQKRRFMLHYNFPPFSVGEVGRMSGVGRREIGHGALASRAIEAVLPAEDESPYTLRVVSDILESNGSSSMATVCGASLALMQAGIAIKGSVAGVAMGLVKEGENYAILTDIAGAEDHYGDMDFKVAGTRNGITALQMDIKIMGITPQIMREALEQARKGRLFLLDTMDAVISGANQEKSQFAPRIHTLQIPTDKIRDLIGPGGKVIRGIIDATGVKIDVDDTGRVNVASSDADGLARAIQMISDLTAVPEIGKTYLGKVVRLAEFGAFVEIFPGTDGLLHVSEIAEHRVKEVKDELREGDQILVKVLAIEGNRIKLSRKAVLREQRAKLGLPEPGQIGTDGGSVAAGGQGRQDAVVGDVAGSDDDGEDFDDDGDESTEEPNFNREEGAVPVQAGGAPGPNGPGGQRRPGGGRRRRGGRRPGSGSGAPPSGGGNR; from the coding sequence ATGAAACAGGATGTGACAGTTGAGCTTGCCGGCGGCAAGCAAATTAAATTCGAGACCGGACGCATGGCGAAGCAAGCCCCCGGTGCGGCCCTTACTTCAAGCGGCGATAACGTAGTTCTGGCGACGGCAACCGCCTCACCCGATCCGAAAGAGGGAATCGATTTTTTCCCGCTCACAGTTGAATACCGCGAATTTACCTATGCCGGCGGCCGTATCCCGGGTGGGTTCATCAAGCGCGAAGGCCGTCCGAGTGAAAAGGAGATCTTGACGAGCCGTCAGATCGACCGCCCTATTCGCCCGCTATTCCCTGAGGCGTTTCGCAATGAAACTCAGGTTGTTGCCTTCGTCTACTCCGCGGATAAAGAAAATGATCCCGATGTGCTTGGCATCAATGGCGCCAGCTGCGCTTTGGCGTTGAGCGATGTTCCTTTTCACGGTCCGGTTGGTGCGGTGCGAATCGGTCTGATCGACGATCAGTTTGTCGTGAATCCTACGTACGCCGAACGGGCGCAGAGCAAGTTGAACATTATGGTCGTCGGTACGAAGGACGGTATCGTGATGATCGAGTCCGGTGCAAAGGAAGTCGCAGAAAACCGTGTGGTGGATGCGATTGAGTTTGCTCATGAGCAGATCAAGAAGATTTGCGCGGCGATTGAAGACCTCGTTACTCGCGCGGGTAAGACCAAGCGCACCGTCAGCGAAGTTGAAGTTGATGACGAGTATCTGAATCAGCTGACGGCAAAGGTTGGTTCGCAGTTGAAAGATGCCCTCGACACCGAGAAGCACCCGAAGTTCGAGAGCTATGCGCTGGTCAAGACGATCAAGGATGAACTGAAGAAGGATCTCCCTGAAGGGGATGCAGCCGCTGCAAAGAAGCTCAGCAAATACTATGAGCTTTTGCGCGAGAAGATCTTCCGCGACCAGGTTTTGCATGATCGAATTCGTCCGGATCATCGGGCCTTCGATAAGATTCGTGACCTGAGCATCGAGGTTGGTGTGCTCCCGCGCGTTCACGGTTCGGCCCTCTTTACACGCGGTGAGACGCAGGCGCTGGTGAGTGCAACGCTGGGCACCACGGATGATGCGCAACGCCTTGAGAGCTATGAGGGAGAGCAAAAGCGCCGCTTTATGCTGCACTACAACTTCCCGCCGTTCTCGGTTGGTGAAGTCGGTCGTATGTCTGGCGTGGGCCGGCGAGAGATCGGTCACGGTGCGTTGGCTTCGCGTGCGATTGAGGCAGTGCTGCCGGCTGAGGATGAGTCGCCTTATACGCTGCGTGTCGTTTCAGACATCCTGGAGTCGAATGGATCGTCCTCAATGGCTACGGTGTGCGGAGCGTCGCTTGCGCTGATGCAGGCTGGTATTGCGATCAAGGGATCGGTCGCGGGCGTTGCGATGGGTCTTGTGAAGGAAGGCGAGAACTATGCCATTCTGACCGATATCGCCGGCGCGGAAGATCACTATGGCGATATGGACTTCAAGGTCGCGGGTACGCGTAACGGAATCACGGCGCTGCAGATGGATATCAAGATCATGGGCATCACTCCGCAGATCATGCGGGAGGCTCTGGAGCAGGCGCGTAAGGGTCGGCTCTTCCTACTGGATACGATGGATGCTGTGATCTCGGGCGCGAACCAGGAGAAGTCGCAGTTTGCTCCACGCATTCACACGTTGCAGATTCCAACCGATAAGATCCGCGATTTGATCGGACCGGGAGGCAAGGTGATTCGCGGCATCATTGATGCCACGGGCGTTAAGATCGACGTGGACGACACTGGGCGGGTCAATGTGGCGTCGAGCGATGCGGATGGTCTTGCGCGCGCGATCCAGATGATCAGCGATCTGACTGCTGTGCCTGAGATTGGGAAGACCTATCTCGGGAAGGTGGTTCGTCTTGCGGAGTTTGGGGCGTTTGTCGAGATCTTCCCCGGAACCGATGGTCTTCTGCATGTCTCCGAGATTGCAGAGCATCGCGTGAAGGAAGTGAAGGATGAACTCCGCGAAGGCGATCAGATTCTGGTGAAGGTTCTTGCGATAGAAGGGAATCGGATCAAACTTTCCAGAAAAGCTGTTTTGCGTGAACAGCGCGCCAAGCTTGGTCTTCCGGAGCCAGGTCAGATTGGTACGGATGGAGGCAGCGTCGCAGCCGGTGGACAGGGTCGTCAAGACGCTGTTGTCGGTGATGTTGCCGGAAGCGACGATGACGGTGAGGACTTCGACGATGATGGGGACGAGTCGACGGAAGAGCCCAACTTTAACCGCGAGGAGGGCGCTGTTCCTGTTCAGGCGGGCGGAGCTCCGGGGCCGAATGGACCTGGTGGGCAGCGGCGGCCGGGGGGCGGAAGACGTCGTCGCGGCGGTCGTCGACCGGGCTCCGGGTCCGGTGCTCCTCCTTCGGGCGGCGGCAATCGGTAA
- the rpsO gene encoding 30S ribosomal protein S15, with protein sequence MLASAKKTDIIEKFRTHDSDTGSPEVQIAILSERIGELTEHFKAHKKDHGSRRGLLMLVSKRRRLLDYLKKCDADRYREVIGKLGIRK encoded by the coding sequence GTGTTGGCATCCGCTAAAAAGACAGACATTATTGAGAAGTTCCGCACGCACGACTCAGATACCGGGAGTCCAGAGGTTCAGATCGCCATTTTGAGCGAGCGTATTGGCGAGTTGACGGAACACTTCAAGGCACACAAGAAGGACCACGGATCGCGTCGCGGGCTTCTGATGCTTGTGAGTAAGCGTCGCCGCTTGCTTGATTACCTGAAGAAGTGTGACGCGGACCGTTATCGCGAGGTCATCGGCAAACTCGGAATCCGCAAGTAA
- a CDS encoding dienelactone hydrolase family protein, which produces MNEWIKLKAKDGHELGAYVARPSGEAIGVLILVQEIFGVNAHIRSVADGYAKDGFLVVAPAIFDRFEPGVQLTYQPEDMKRAYNFYGMLKPETTLMDVAAAYQWAKQAGKKIGVIGYCYGGLTSWLVATRGKDYEMQPSGCVGYYAGGIGSVAKEDPSCPVMLHFGANDSHIGQDQVEAVRSAHPEVKVFLYEGAGHAFNRDVDPSSYHAASTKLARERSLEFLKTHIA; this is translated from the coding sequence ATGAATGAGTGGATCAAGCTGAAGGCAAAAGACGGTCATGAACTGGGAGCGTATGTTGCAAGGCCCAGTGGGGAAGCAATCGGGGTTTTAATTCTTGTGCAGGAGATATTTGGCGTCAACGCCCACATCCGCAGCGTGGCGGATGGGTATGCCAAAGATGGGTTTCTGGTGGTTGCGCCTGCGATCTTCGACCGGTTCGAGCCTGGTGTACAGCTGACGTACCAGCCCGAGGATATGAAGCGGGCCTATAACTTCTATGGCATGTTGAAGCCCGAGACGACGCTGATGGATGTGGCCGCGGCGTATCAGTGGGCTAAGCAAGCCGGCAAGAAGATTGGTGTTATCGGCTATTGTTACGGCGGGTTGACTAGTTGGCTGGTGGCAACGCGCGGCAAAGACTATGAAATGCAGCCTTCCGGCTGCGTCGGCTACTATGCGGGTGGGATTGGGTCGGTGGCGAAAGAAGATCCTAGCTGCCCGGTGATGTTGCACTTCGGAGCGAACGATAGCCATATTGGGCAGGATCAGGTAGAGGCAGTTCGTTCGGCTCATCCTGAGGTGAAGGTCTTCCTCTACGAAGGTGCGGGGCACGCCTTTAACCGTGACGTCGATCCGAGCAGTTACCACGCCGCGTCGACCAAGCTGGCACGAGAGCGTTCGCTCGAGTTTTTGAAGACGCATATCGCATAA